The window CAGTCGGTCGCGGTGGTGTGCGACCCGGCGGATTACCCCTTCGTCCTCGCGCAGTTGAAGAAGAACGCGGGAAACCTCGACGAGGAAACCATGAAGGAGCTCGGGCGGAAGGCGTTTGCGCTGACCGCACGGTACGACGCCGCGATCTCGAACTACCTCGGCGCGGGGCAGGGGGGGATGGAGACGTTCCCCGTGACCTTCACGGCCCAGTGGCAGAAGCTTCAGGGCCTCCGGTACGGAGAGAACCCTCACCAGGCGGCGGCGTTCTACACGGATTCCGCGCTGCCCGACGAGCCGACGCTGGGAGGCGCGCAACAGTTGCAGGGGAAGGAGCTCTCCTACAACAATATCGTCGACATCGACGCGGCGCTGCAGCTCGCCCTTGAATTCGACATCCCCGCCGCGGTCGTCATCAAGCACACGAACCCCTCCGGCGTGGGGGTCTCGAAGCGCCGCCTGCTGGACGCCTTCAAGAAAGCGCGCGAGTGCGATCCCGTCTCCGCCTACGGAGGCGTGATCGGCTTCAACCGGCCGGTGAACTCCGAGACGGCCCGGGAAGTCGCAAACACCTTTTTCGAGGCGATCATCGCCCCCTCCTACGACAAGGAGGCGCGGAAAATCCTCTCGGAAAAGAAGAACCTCCGCGTGCTGGCCACGGGCGGCGTGTTTCGGTGGTCGGGCGCCCGGATGTTCGAGATGAAGCGGGTGAGCGGCGGGCTCCTCCTGCAGACGTGCGACCGGCACATGCTCGACCCGAAGGACCTGAAGGTGGTGACGAAGCGGAATCCCACACCGGACGAACTCGAGGCGATGCTGTTCGCATGGAGGGTGTGCAAGCACGTAAAATCGAACGCGATCGTCTACGCGATGAAGGATCGCACCGTCGGGGTGGGGGCGGGTCAGATGAGCCGGGTCGATTCCGCGAAAATCGCGGTGATGAAGGCGCAGCACCCGACGAAGGGGACCGTCGTCGCCTCCGACGCCTTCTTCCCGTTCCGGGACGGCCTCGACGTGGCCGCCGAGGCGGGGGCCACGGCGGCGATCCAGCCGGGCGGGTCGGTCCGCGACGCGGAAGCGATCGCCGCGGCCGATGAGCACGGGATGGCGATGGTGTTCACCGGAGTGCGGCACTTCCGGCATTAGGCCCGGGAAGCGGAGGAAGGTGGAATGGGCATCTCTGTCCTCATCGTCGGCGGCGGCGGCCGCGAGCACGCCCTGGCCTGGAAGATCGCGGGAAGCCCGCTTGTCTCCAAGATCTACGCCGCGCCCGGCAACCCCGGGATCGCGCGTCATGCCGAGTGCGTTCCCCTGGCGATGGACGATCTCGACGGGCTGCGGAAGTTCTCGGTGTCGAAGAAGATCGACCTCACCGTAGTCGGCCCCGAGGCCCCGCTGGCCGCGGGCCTGACCGATCTGCTCGCGAAGGAGGGCCTTCTCGTATGCGGCCCGGACCGCGCGGGCGCGCAGATGGAGGGATCCAAGGTCTTCATGAAGACCATCCTCCGGAAATACGGCATCCCGACGGCCTCCTTCAAGGTGTTCGATGAGTACGACGAGGCGGAGCAGTACCTGCTGACCCACCGGCTGCCGGTGGTGGTCAAGGCGGACGGACTCGCGGCGGGGAAGGGCGTCGCCGTCGCTCAGACGTGCGAGGAGGGGATCGCGTTTCTGAAGGACGTGATGGAACGGCGGGCGTTCGGTGACGCGGGGGAGCGCGTCGTGATCGAGGAATGCCTGCCGGGCGAGGAGGCCTCGTACATCGTCTTTACCGACGGGCACAGGTTCGTTCCGCTCCCTTCCTCGCAGGATCACAAGAGGATCGGGGACGACGATACCGGACCTAACACCGGCGGGATGGGGGCATACTCACCCGCGCCGGTCGTGACCCCCGAAGTCGAGGCGCGGGTGCATC is drawn from Candidatus Deferrimicrobium sp. and contains these coding sequences:
- the purH gene encoding bifunctional phosphoribosylaminoimidazolecarboxamide formyltransferase/IMP cyclohydrolase codes for the protein MARIHRAIVSVSDKTGVAQFCAALSRLGVELYASGGTAKLLREKKVPVRLIEEYTGFPEMLDGRVKTLNPKIHGGLLALRGNPAHMKTIGEHGIVPFDMLIGNLYPFETTIARPGCTWEEAIENIDIGGPSMLRSAAKNSQSVAVVCDPADYPFVLAQLKKNAGNLDEETMKELGRKAFALTARYDAAISNYLGAGQGGMETFPVTFTAQWQKLQGLRYGENPHQAAAFYTDSALPDEPTLGGAQQLQGKELSYNNIVDIDAALQLALEFDIPAAVVIKHTNPSGVGVSKRRLLDAFKKARECDPVSAYGGVIGFNRPVNSETAREVANTFFEAIIAPSYDKEARKILSEKKNLRVLATGGVFRWSGARMFEMKRVSGGLLLQTCDRHMLDPKDLKVVTKRNPTPDELEAMLFAWRVCKHVKSNAIVYAMKDRTVGVGAGQMSRVDSAKIAVMKAQHPTKGTVVASDAFFPFRDGLDVAAEAGATAAIQPGGSVRDAEAIAAADEHGMAMVFTGVRHFRH
- the purD gene encoding phosphoribosylamine--glycine ligase, which gives rise to MGISVLIVGGGGREHALAWKIAGSPLVSKIYAAPGNPGIARHAECVPLAMDDLDGLRKFSVSKKIDLTVVGPEAPLAAGLTDLLAKEGLLVCGPDRAGAQMEGSKVFMKTILRKYGIPTASFKVFDEYDEAEQYLLTHRLPVVVKADGLAAGKGVAVAQTCEEGIAFLKDVMERRAFGDAGERVVIEECLPGEEASYIVFTDGHRFVPLPSSQDHKRIGDDDTGPNTGGMGAYSPAPVVTPEVEARVHREIFEPLLTGLRAEGIVFRGILYAGLMIERGVPRVLEFNVRFGDPEAQPLFLRLKSDLVPLLLQCARGKITDAKMEIDPRPTVCVVMSSGGYPGSYEKGRPIGGIEEAEKEGGVVVFHAGTAMKDDRLVNHGGRVLGVTAIDNTLKEAIARAYRAVDKIHWEGAYWRTDIGRKALARGKG